A window of the Acipenser ruthenus chromosome 30, fAciRut3.2 maternal haplotype, whole genome shotgun sequence genome harbors these coding sequences:
- the adad2 gene encoding adenosine deaminase domain-containing protein 2 — MNAEHEATAVSRLLPQLAASLTRWVRCGRGREMCTRAAPGESPRVPAPLEPPSETPQDKLESVTSVGLEKSLGPEDLHEHRCVFVCSEQFDRLLQEFPAYHSCKSCLSSFILEREFDDPKGQRCERFECVSLGSGETCNTDWLCFTGSHIHDCHSTTIARRALKRFLLKQLLLFFSGVPEYEDRSIFQRSPDSPLLRLKPGVYLHLYTNRIPRGAAQCSLTNSTPRSPSSSLTLQCHVRGSLVSAASVQPSVWGARVCCMSGTDKLSRWAVLGVQGALLSLFMEPLHITSVVLGDSEHNTKTVSRVINQRLGEALSERLPPPYAKKVIYFFPGAAVGPLKSEPDCEGLSLNWCRGDSGLEVVDSATGRVVQESPFKSGPSLCSRLCKAGLYSAFRAVAKEAGRQELLDLPSYRDAKIKADLYQQAKQQVSHEFISNNAGPWNSKQIVDNFSV, encoded by the exons ATGAATGCGGAACACGAGGCCACCGCGGTGAGCAGGCTGCTGCCCCAGCTCGCTGCTTCTCTGACGCGCTGGGTCCGGTGTGGCCGTGGCCGGGAGATGTGCACCAGGGCTGCCCCAGGGGAGAGTCCCCGAGTCCCAGCTCCCCTCGAACCCCCCTCCGAAACACCCCAAGACAAACTCGAGTCTGTGACTAGCGTGGGGCTGGAGAAGAGTCTGGGCCCGGAAG ATCTCCATGAGCATCGCTGTGTCTTCGTCTGCAGCGAGCAGTTTGATCGCCTGCTGCAGGAATTTCCAGCCTACCACAGCTGCAAGAGCTGTCTGTCCTCTTTCATACTCGAGCGAG AGTTTGATGACCCCAAGGGGCAGCGTTGTGAGCGTTTCGAGTGCGTGTCTCTGGGCTCGGGAGAGACCTGCAACACGGACTGGCTCTGCTTCACTGGGAGCCACATCCACGACTGTCACTCCACCACCATCGCCCGACGAGCACTCAAGAG GTTCCTGTTGAAGCAGCTGCTCCTGTTCTTCAGCGGCGTCCCAGAGTATGAGGACCGGTCTATATTCCAGAGGTCCCCTGACAGCCCGCTGCTCCGCCTCAAGCCCGGGGTCTACCTGCACCTCTACACCAACAGGATCCCCAGGGGAGCAGCACAGTGCAGTCTCAC GAACAGCACTCCTCGCAGTCCCAGCTCCTCTCTGACGCTCCAGTGCCACGTCCGCGGCTCTCTGGTCTCCGCTGCCTCTGTGCAGCCCAGCGTTTGGGGGGCACGGGTCTGCTGCATGTCCGGCACCGACAAGCTGAGCCGCTGGGCCGTGCTGGGGGTGCAGGGGGCGCTGCTGAGCCTCTTCATGGAGCCGCTGCACATCACCAGCGTCGTACTGG GGGACTCCGAGCACAACACGAAGACTGTCTCCAGGGTGATTAACCAGCGGCTGGGGGAGGCGCTGTCCGAGAGGCTGCCCCCTCCCTACGCGAAGAAGGTCATCTACTTCTTCCCAGGGGCGGCTGTGGGGCCCCTCAAGAGCGAGCCGGACTGCGAGGGGCTGAGCCTCAACTGGTGCCGGGGGGACTCTGGGCTGGAGGTGGTGGACTCTGCCACCGGGCGCGTGGTCCAGGA GTCTCCATTTAAAAGCGGGCCCTCTCTGTGCAGCAGACTGTGCAAGGCGGGTCTTTATAGCGCCTTTCGGGCGGTCGCCAAAGAGGCAGGACGCCAAGAGCTGCTGGATCTCCCTTCTTACCGAGATGCCAAG ATAAAAGCTGATCTCTACCAGCAGGCAAAGCAGCAGGTCAGCCACGAGTTCATCTCTAACAACGCCGGACCCTGGAACTCAAAGCAAATTGTGGACAACTTCAGCGTCTAA
- the rnaset2l gene encoding ribonuclease T2-like, with protein sequence MDLAAVLSLLLISSLSLISTQEEGLFQEDHPEKFCAWECMTFTLMWPGAYCVSWAKIHCKIPDYVKNWTIHGLWPMVKERVCCGCWPIFRSDLEELEPQLSLLWPTLISKKSNYTFWKEEWHKHGACAGCVEGMNAPAKYFQTALKLRSLYDIDGALHVAGINPSCNTSYQFDQLHSALAPGLGDLHVTQCVQDHKNRQVLVQVKIPMYKNFTLGCHRHHPTLREDSRESPTSPGHPCRHEEPIYYFPISHENPENPCG encoded by the exons ATGGATCTGGCTGCAGTGCTGAGTCTGCTTCTGATAAGCAGTCTGTCTCTCATCTCAACACAAGAAGAAGGCTTATTCCAAGAGGATCACCCCGAGAA ATTCTGTGCCTGGGAATGCATGACGTTCACGCTGATGTGGCCAGGCGCTTACTGTGTG AGTTGGGCTAAGATCCACTGTAAAATCCCAGACTATGTTAAGAACTGGACCATACATGGACTGTG GCCGATGGTAAAGGAGAGAGTTTGTTGTGGATGCTGGCCTATCTTTCGTTCTGATCTCGAG GAGCTGGAACCTCAGCTTTCTCTGCTTTGGCCAACATTGATCAGCAAGAAATCCAACTACACCTTCTG gaAGGAGGAGTGGCACAAACATGGAGCTTGTGCAGGGTGTGTGGAGGGGATGAACGCTCCTGCAAAATACTTCCAGACAGCACTGAAACTGCGCTCTCTCTACGACATCGACGG CGCCCTGCATGTGGCTGGCATAAATCCTTCGTGTAACACGTCATATCAG TTTGACCAGCTCCACTCTGCACTGGCTCCGGGACTGGGAGACCTGCACGTCACCCAGTGTGTTCAGGACCATAAG AATCGGCAGGTTTTGGTACAGGTGAAAATCCCGATGTACAAAAACTTCACTTTGGGCTGCCACAGACACCACCCGACCCTCCGGGAGGACTCCCGAGAATCGCCCACCTCCCCCGGACACCCCTGCCGCCACGAGGAGCCCATCTACTACTTCCCCATCAGCCATGAGAACCCCGAAAACCCCTGCGGCTGA
- the LOC117394711 gene encoding cytochrome c oxidase subunit 7A2, mitochondrial: MRNLLGLQRLAFRSFSSTARNQLKNKVPENQKIFQEDNGLPVHIKGGTVDVLLYRFTMAITLGGTGFSLYWLLAASQPRRK; encoded by the exons ATGAGGAACTTACTg GGTCTGCAGCGGCTGGCGTTTCGCTCCTTTTCCTCGACAGCAAGGAATCAGTTGAAGAACAAAGTGCCGGAGAATCAGAAGATATTCCAG GAGGATAACGGTCTCCCGGTTCACATCAAGGGGGGCACGGTGGATGTGTTGCTCTATCGCTTCACTATGGCCATCACTCTCGGAG gAACTGGGTTTTCTCTTTACTGGCTGCTAGCCGCCTCCCAGCCCAGAAGGAAGTAA
- the chp2 gene encoding calcineurin B homologous protein 2 isoform X2, producing MGCNGSTLAKIHNLDELILETGFSSSHICRLYDRFHALDKDDKGSLNRSDFQNISELAVNPLGDRIINAFFPDGMDLIDFNSFVRILARFRPVDQNPKKEPNAPEPINSRVNKLKFAFQLYDQDKDGKISKSELLQVLRMMVGVQVTEEQLESITDRTIQEADLDGDDAISFEEFKKSLDKVDIEHKMSIRFLR from the exons ATGGGTTGCAACGGCTCAACGCTTGCCAAGATCCACAACCTGGACGAACTGATTCTTGAGACTGGGT TCTCCTCGTCTCATATCTGCCGTCTCTACGATCGATTCCACGCTCTGGATAAAGATGACAAAGGATCGCTCAA CCGGAGTGATTTTCAGAATATCAGCGAGCTCGCTGTTAACCCTTTAGGGGACAGAATCATAAACGCTTTTTTTCCTGACGG GATGGATTTGATCGATTTCAACTCGTTCGTCCGGATCCTGGCTCGCTTCCGACCCGTAGATCAAAACCCGAAGAAGGAACCAAATGCCCCGGAGCCCATCAACAGCAGGgttaacaagctcaagt TTGCCTTCCAGCTTTACGACCAGGACAAAGATGGCAAGATCTCAAAGAGTGAGCTTTTACAG GTCCTGCGTATGATGGTGGGGGTGCAGGTGACGGAGGAGCAGCTGGAGAGCATCACTGACCGGACGATACAAGAGGCCGATCTGGACGGAGACGACGCCATCTCGTTCGAAGAATTCAAAAAG tcgcTGGACAAGGTGGATATTGAGCACAAGATGAGCATTCGCTTCCTTCGATAG